In Microbacterium sp. No. 7, the genomic window CGTCGACACGTGCGAGGCGTGGCCGTATCCGGCGACGGGCGTGCGCGAGACGATCGCCGCCGAGGGCGCGGCGCCGATCCTCGTCGTGGGCACGACGGGCGATCCCGCGACGCCGTACGAGTGGGCCGTGGCGCTCGCCGATCAGCTGTCGTCGGGCGTGCTCGTGACCCGCGAGGGGGAGGGCCACACGGGCTACGGCCAGGGCAACCGGTGCGTCGACGAGGCGGTCGAGACGTACCTCGTCGACGGCACGGTGCCGCAGGACGGGCTCGTGTGCCGGTGATCCACCGCCCGCGGCCGTGCGCCTCCGTGCGGCATCCGGCTCGGTTCGCCCGCGGGGCCGCGAACGTGTAAGATCGTTGCTTGTGCACGCGCCCTGGCGCGGCCCGCCGCCTTAGCTCAGACGGCAGAGCGATTCACTCGTAATGAATAGGTCGAGGGTTCGATTCCCTCAGGCGGCTCCAGAAAAAGCCCCGGTCAGACACAAATCCGACCGGGGCTTTTCGCTTGTCGGAAGCCCTTCGTGTAGCAGGCGTGTAGCAGGAGGGGCACCTAGCCCAGTGCCAGAGTGGGTCGCTACGCTGGTGAATCATGAAGGAACTCAGCTCACAGCCGACTCTCAGTGAGGTGGTCGCGATCGTCCGCGTCGTCGATGGCAAGGTCGCCGACCTCCTCGAGGAGTCGGATGCGGCGCCTGAGATCATCCTCCGCGAGCGCGACATCAGCATGCACGGCTGGGGGTCGGAGACCAGGGCTGAAGTTGTTGCGGTGACCGTGCGGTGGCAGTGGCAGTCCCGCACCCGCGGGCTCCGTGACGCTGCCGTCACCGTGATCGAAACGGTGATCGGCGGCCGGGGCGCTGGAGGGGACGGGTGGGGCGAGATCGCACAGTACGCCTCCACGGGGCTCCTGACTGCCGATGAGGCTCGCACCTTCGCGACGCTCGCACTGTCCGGCCTGCTCCCCAAGCGAGCGGGGTGGAGCGAGCTGTGAGCTGGAACTACCTACAGCTGGAGATCATCCCCGATGACGCGCTCGTGCGCCCGCTGATCGGTCCTGGTGGCATGTCGCGGCAGAAGGCGCACCGCGAGGTCGCCGCCCTGCTGACGCGCTTCGCGGGTATCCATGCGCCAGCATGGGCGCTCGTAAAGGCGTGGCGGGAAGGTGCGAAGGACGACACGGTTTACGCAGGCCCGTTCGTCTGGGCGATCTACGAAACAGACGATCCGCAAGCGGGCGCGCAGCAGTGGATCGACGACTACATCGCGACTCTGCGCGCCCAGGGGGTCGAGGTTGGGGTGGCGTGGTGAGTGACCTGCCCGACGGGTACATCGTGCGCTACCGGCCCGCGAAGGCCAACGCAATTGGGGCGCGCGACACCTGGCGCATCACCTACCAGGCCGGGGATCAGGAGTGGACGGAGAAGGTCTACGCGGCCGGCGATGTTCCATCTGCGATCGCGCGGCACCAGGCTGCGGGCGCACCGACGAAGCGCTCCCGCGCGTCGGTCGAGGGCGCGCGTGACGCGGCGGTCGTGAAGGGTGCTGCCGAGGGCGTCCCGCACTGGAAGCTCGCGCGCAGGCACGGCCTGACCATCACCGCGGTCGGCCGCATCATCGAAGCGGCGCAGCGCGAAGAGCGCAGAGCCCGTCGGCCACGGTTCGTTGAGGAAACGCGAGAGGGGCACACCCCCGTCCGCCGCCTCCGGCTGCGTGGACCGGCGACCGTGCGATTCGAGCCAGGCGCCTGAAGGCACGCTGTTCTCGTTCGCTCCACTAACATCAGGGGGACGACCTAGGGGGATCTGATGCCATCTGGTGCTGCAATTGGGAGCGGCGCGAAGGCCGACACATCGCACTTCCGGCTAGACATACAGGGCCTGCGGGCGGTCGCCGTGCTCGTCGTGTTCGCCGATCACATGTTCGGATGGCCCGCCGGCGGCTTCCTGGGCGTCGACGTGTTCTTCGTGATCTCCGGGTTCCTCATCACCGGCCTGCTCCTGCGTGAGTACGACCGGACGGGCCGGATCTCGTTCAAGCGGTTCTATGTTGGGCGGCTCAAGCGGATCGTCCCCGCGGCGACCGTCGTGATTCTGTTCACGCTCGCGTTCTCGTGGGCGTTGTTCACGAACCAGCGCGCTGCGACGGTGACGTGGGACGGCTTGTGGGCGTTCCTCTTCGGGGCCAACTGGCGGTTCGCCGCTACGGGCACCGACTACTTCCAGCAGGGCGGCGCCGTCTCGCCGTTACAGCACTACTGGTCCCTGTCCGTCGAGGAGCAGTTCTACTTCATCTGGCCCTGGCTCCTGCTCGGGCTCCTCGTTCTCTTCGCGCGTCGCGGCCCCCTGAGCGACAAGCGAGCGCGGATCATCGCCGGATCGACCATCGGCGTCATCTCCATGGCGTCGTTCGGGTGGGCGCTCCTACAGTCCGCATCGCAGCCGACGGTCGCGTACTTCTCGACCTTCACTCGCGGATGGGAGCTGGGTGTCGGTGCGCTCATCGCGATCGCAGCACCCCTGGTCGCCGGCATCCCCACCAAGTTGCGGACGATCATGGCGTACGCGGGTTTGGTGGGCATCTTCGCCGCCTGCTTCGTCATCACACCCGAATCAGCATGGCCCGCACCGTGGGCATTGTTGCCCGTCGCGTCGACGGCGCTTGTCATCATGTCAGGCGTCGGTCAGCCCGCCCCTTACATGGTGCCGTTGACGAACCGCGTGTCCGTCTTCGTCGGCAACATCTCGTACAGCCTCTACCTCTGGCACTTTCCCGTCATCATCTTCGGGCACGCCCTCTACCCAAATGCCGGGATCTGGGTGTACATCGGGATCGCGATTGTGGGATTCGCGCTCGCCACCGCCCAGTACTACGCGCTTGAGGTTCCTATCTGGAAGAGCCCGCTTTGGAGTGGCAAGAAGGGCTCGTGGCGACGCTGGCGATATGACCACATCGATGGCATCAAGTACGGATCGGCGTCGGCGTTCGTCGTCCTGTCGATCGCTGTCGTCGGTACGACTTTCGCGCCATCGCCCGTTACCATAGCGGTGCAAGAGCCACGCCCGACACCCTCTACATCTGAAACCACCGCTGCGCCCGAGACGGCCATGAGCCTGCTCAGCTCGCACATCGTCGATGGCCTGCGTGCACAGACTTGGCCAGCAAGCCTCACCCCGTCAATTGATGAGGTGGGCCCCGACTCGAAAGCGCAGGCCTGGGTCGGCGACGGATGTCTCGCGCTCGAACGCGGCGCAGAATCTGACCCGAGCGAGACGGCCGCGCGTTGTCTCTACGGTGACCCTGAGGCACCGAACACTGCGGTGCTTGCAGGCGACTCGATGGCGATCAGCTGGCTACCCGCGGTGCTGGGCGCTCTCGGGCCGGATTGGTCAGTGCGCGTGCTCACTATGCAGCAATGCCCGTTCGCATCTGTGAGCGTTCAGAAGGGCGATGGGAGCACGCACGAGGAATGCGACACATTCCACGCCATAACGCGAGCGCTCATCCAAGAGCTATCTCCCGATCTAGTCATCCTTTCCCAGGCAGACACAACGCTCGGTCGCGTCCTCGGCGCGCAGTCCGAACATGAAGCCGCGGGAATGGTTAGTGCGGCAACCGTTGAGACAGTACAGAGCTACGCCACAGCGGCCGCGCGCGTGGTGATCCTTGGCGCACCTCAGAGTATTCCAAACATTCTGGATTGCTACTCTGCGACTAGTGAGCCATCCGCATGTATCGGCAGGGTGCAAAGCCTGCATGGGACCAACGAGAGGCTATTGGCGGAAAGCATAGCGGGCCTCGGCAATGCCGCCTTTGTCTCGGCTACACCGTTCCACTGCTGGCGTGAAGAATGCCCTCCTTTCATTGATGGCTATATAGTCATGGCCGACGGCGCGCATCTATCCCAGGCGTACTCCGCGCGTTTGGGTGATCCGCTCAGAGATGCACTGTTCACCGGCCAAGACTAGCAGCACCCTCACAGAGGCATGAGTTCGAGCGCATCAATGTATGCGACCTCGCCCCCCGTTACGGCGGCCCAGAGTGCGACAGTGACGTAGGCGGCACCATTGGGAACCGATCGCTGATCGGCTATAATTCTATAGCTGGGATCTGTATCCATAGTTGAATTGTTGATTGCGTACCACGTCGTTTCACTGATCTGCACCCCTGCCGCATCCCAGAATCGAATCCGGGGTGCCAGCTGTCCCGACCATACGCCAGGTATCCTGTATGACATGGCAACGTGAACCACTCCGCCGGAGCGACAGGGGGCGCACTGCGAAACCACCCACTGCGAAACGTTCGCTGTCGGGGCTATCTTCAAAGATCGCCCTCCTGAATCACTAGACTCGTCCAGTGATAGTCCAAAGTTAGTCTTGACCCATGCCGATGTCTGCCACCCACGACCCGCTTGATAATCAAGCGGCTGTGCGGGCAGGTTAGCCGCCGTCGCGATCACATCATCCAATGGTCCTTCCCTCGTGAAAAGCGAATCCTTGATACTGCTAATCCCCAAAAGCGTGAACGGAAATGGGACGGGCGAACCAGTGACCAATGGTGCTCGCGTTCCAAAATTGCGCAGAAGCGTACAGTTCCTGATCTTGGGCTGGAACTCGACGCCTTCGAGCACGACCCTCACGGGGATCACGGACGCCACACCGCGCGCTGGCTCATCCACGCCAATTGCCAGGAAGTGAGCGCCGGCAACCGAGGGTGAGCCGTCAACTGTATCGTGGGGCATGATCTGACCACCGTGGAAAGCCAGCACAGTCGGACGAGTCGCGCCGGTCGGCGATGAGATCGAGAACCAGGGAGCAGCATTGAAGTCAGACTCAATATGACACTGGGAGAAATCCCAAGTGCCCGAATCAGCGACCAACGTCCGCCTTCCATAGTCGAACGAGCAGTGGGAGAAGTACGCCTCCCCCGCGCTTTCTTGGACGCCGCGCAGAAACGTCGCAGCAGGATGCGATGAGTTCATGTTGTGGAAGATGCATCCCGACCAAGACACATTCTCTCCGCTGTCGGAGGTGCCGGCGAAATAAACGGCCGTCTGCTGGGCCCGCGCGTATGTGCACGAGAAATGCTTGTGCAGGTATGAACCCGATCCGATGATCTCCTGATGCCGGAATCCAACAAAATTCACCCGGTCCAAGACAAATCGCCCCGTGTAGGTCGACGGCGTCTCAAGGCTCAGCCCATCCACTTCCGTATCTGTCGCCTGTGGGCCACGCAAAGACACGTTCTCGATGCGCGATGACCCGACTCCGTATGCGGGGACAGGTATGATTCCCCCGGCACCGACGGTGCCACGGATCGCGGGACCGCTGAACGTCGCATTCGACCAATCCAGAATCGACATATGCGACCCACGGATCGATACCCAGTCGCGCGGCAGAGTGATCTGACCATCCACACGGATAACTCCGGCGGGCAGGACGAGCGCAACCTTCAGCGCCCCCGCTGCATTAATCGCGTCCTGCAATGCGGCGGTCTGATCCGCCCCTGTCCCGGCCTCCACACCCATCAGCGCCGCGTAGCGCTCCGCGTGGGCCGTTGCGAGGAGTGTCGAGGACGTACCAGATGGATTGCCCAAGACAGCGGTCATGATCGTGTCATGCGTGCCCTCCGCCAGGGAGAACTCTTCCATCGCCTCCACGGCAGCCTGCACGACGGTCGGGTCAGAGGCGATGATATCTGCGGCGACATCCTGAACGCGGAAGTCGATCACCTCCGTCAACGAGCTGGGAGAGAGGCGTCCGTTCAGCTCACTATTGATCGCCGTGATGGCTGCATTAAGTGGCAAACCCCAGCCGCGCTGCCCAACCGAGGGGAGATTGATGCTCGCCATTTACCAGCCTCCAAGCTCGGGCCAAGGGGAGCCCTGCGAGCGGACGCGCGGCTGTGCGTATCCGCCGAGCGGGACGATATCGAAGAACTCTGCGGCGGCATCGCCGTCGGCGGCGTCAGCCTGCGCGTAGAAGGAGCGTGCGATCTCAAGCATGTCCTTGCCGCGATGGCGCGTGTCGATGGCGAGGTCGTCGGTCTTGATGGACCGGCCGAGCTGCACGTACTGCGACGCCAGGAGCGTGTAGAGGCTGCCGGCGGCGCGGTTCTGGTTGTCGCCAGAGATCGCGAGGGCGGCGATGAGGGCGTCATCCGACCAGATCGCGTAGTCGGCGACGCCTGCGACGGCATCAATGTTCGTGGCCGCCGTGTCGCCGACGAGGTAGCGCAGCTGACCCACGGGCGTGCCCGTGTCGATGGGGTAGGTGCCTTCGGTGCTCATCGCTCCTCTTTTGTTCGGGTGTGCATGAAGGCCCCGCCCCGCATGCCGCGAAGCGGGGCCTTCACTGAGATCGGCTTAGGCGCCGGGCGACCAGAACATCTGGTCGTGGGTAATGCTGGCCGCGTTGGTGAACTGGCGCAGCTTCAGGTCCACGCTGTCGTTGTCGAAGTGGGCCAGATCGAAGGGGCTCGACCCGTTGCCGCCACGCAGGAGCGTCCCGGTGAAGTTGTTCACCAGCACCTCAGGCGCCGTGCGGCCCGACAGCTGGAGCTTCTTGAGCCCCGGACGGCGCGTCGTGCCCGCAGCGGGCGTGACGTACCAGGCGGTGCTGCTCTCGATCCACTCGCTCTCGATGACGCCCTCGATCTTGCCGAGGTTGCCGACGGGCGGGGCGCCGTAGACGAACGTCTTCGAGCCGGGGGCCGGCTCTTCGATCGTGCGCAGCTGCTTCGCCTTGGCGATCTCGGCTTCGACCGTCTCGCCGAGGCCGGGTGCGACCACGACCCAGTAGCGGGGGGCGAGGACGACCTTGCGGTTGTTCACCTTGCGCGTCGAGATCTGCTGGAGACCCAGGCGCAGGGCGTCGACCGAGAAGCCCGCCGTTGCCGAGATCGAAGCGCCCGAGATGGGCGCAGTGCCCGCCTTGAGCTGCGAGACCGACGCACTGGCGGTGGCGCCGTCCTGGAGGGCCTGGAAGACCAGGAACTCGTCGGTGTCCAGGGCGATCTGGAGCATGTCGTCCGGCAGGCGGCGAATCAGCGGGCGCAGGCGCGAGAGCAGGCGCTCCAGCGTGACGCCGTACTTGAAACCGCGCTTCTCGATGGCGGCCTTGACGTTCTCCTCGGAGTAGCCGCTCGTGTACTGGTAGGTGTCACCCTCGGCCACGCGCGGCGAGACGCCCGCCTTGCCCTTGTTGCCCTTGCCGTACTTGAGCTGATCGCCCAGGTCGATCCAGAAGCTCTCGAAGGTCACCGGCTCGAAGTTGTCGACGGTCTCCACGTCGGCGATCTTCGTCCAGTGCCGCTCGGCCTTGTCGAACTGCTCCAGGTTGCGGACGTTGAGCAGGTGCGTCAGCGAGAACGAGGCGTCCGTGGTCGCCAGCGACTCCGCCAGGTCGACCTCCGCGCGCTGAGCGGCGAAGCCGCCCTGCGCCAGGGCGCCGACCATCTCGGTCATCCGCAGGTACTTCCGCTCGGTGACGAACGGGTTGACTTCGAGGCGGTTCTCGCAAGTCAGGTCGATGGCGGTCATTCTGCCACTCCGATCTCGACGGGTGCGACGCCATCGACGATGTAGCCGTCGTCGATGATGCCGACGTAGGTGTTGTCGACCGCGGGGCTGCCGCCGTCGTCTGCCGCCAGGGTGAGCCCCGTGATGACGCCCGAGGTGACCGTGGCGTAGACCTTCGTGCCCTGGTTGGTGCCCGCACCGCCGTTCGGCGTGGTCTCGCCGTCAGTGACGCCGGTCACCTCGAACAGCCACGAGCCGTCGCGAGCCACGACCGCGATGCCGCTGTCATAGCCGACGCCGGCCGAGCGGCGGGTGACGGAGGTGAGGCTGCCGGGAAGGTTCGACGTCTCGGTGCGGGTCGTGCCGCCCGAGTCAGCCAGCGTAACGCCGATCTCGCCGTTCTGCTTGTTGATGACGGGGGTGCCGCCGAAGACGCCCACCCCGACATCCCAGCGCCGGGTCTTGGACTCGGTGTACTTCTTGTACAGGTTGTCAGCCACGTCACCACCCCTTCGGAAGCGTTGCGGCGGCGGTCTTCGCGCCGGTCCCGCTCTCGTGGAGGCGGCCCGTGTAGCCGCCCTCCTCGGACTCCTGAAGGCGCGCCTTGGCGGCCTCCAGGATCTTGACGTCGTCCGCCTTCGCGGTCTCGATCGCCTTCGTGACGTCCTCGCCCGTGCGCGCGCGGGCCTTCAGGCCCTCGGCGGTGGGCGCGAGAAGACCGGCGGCGTCGATCGCCTCGACCTGCTT contains:
- a CDS encoding phage major capsid protein, which translates into the protein MTAIDLTCENRLEVNPFVTERKYLRMTEMVGALAQGGFAAQRAEVDLAESLATTDASFSLTHLLNVRNLEQFDKAERHWTKIADVETVDNFEPVTFESFWIDLGDQLKYGKGNKGKAGVSPRVAEGDTYQYTSGYSEENVKAAIEKRGFKYGVTLERLLSRLRPLIRRLPDDMLQIALDTDEFLVFQALQDGATASASVSQLKAGTAPISGASISATAGFSVDALRLGLQQISTRKVNNRKVVLAPRYWVVVAPGLGETVEAEIAKAKQLRTIEEPAPGSKTFVYGAPPVGNLGKIEGVIESEWIESSTAWYVTPAAGTTRRPGLKKLQLSGRTAPEVLVNNFTGTLLRGGNGSSPFDLAHFDNDSVDLKLRQFTNAASITHDQMFWSPGA
- a CDS encoding acyltransferase family protein, with product MPSGAAIGSGAKADTSHFRLDIQGLRAVAVLVVFADHMFGWPAGGFLGVDVFFVISGFLITGLLLREYDRTGRISFKRFYVGRLKRIVPAATVVILFTLAFSWALFTNQRAATVTWDGLWAFLFGANWRFAATGTDYFQQGGAVSPLQHYWSLSVEEQFYFIWPWLLLGLLVLFARRGPLSDKRARIIAGSTIGVISMASFGWALLQSASQPTVAYFSTFTRGWELGVGALIAIAAPLVAGIPTKLRTIMAYAGLVGIFAACFVITPESAWPAPWALLPVASTALVIMSGVGQPAPYMVPLTNRVSVFVGNISYSLYLWHFPVIIFGHALYPNAGIWVYIGIAIVGFALATAQYYALEVPIWKSPLWSGKKGSWRRWRYDHIDGIKYGSASAFVVLSIAVVGTTFAPSPVTIAVQEPRPTPSTSETTAAPETAMSLLSSHIVDGLRAQTWPASLTPSIDEVGPDSKAQAWVGDGCLALERGAESDPSETAARCLYGDPEAPNTAVLAGDSMAISWLPAVLGALGPDWSVRVLTMQQCPFASVSVQKGDGSTHEECDTFHAITRALIQELSPDLVILSQADTTLGRVLGAQSEHEAAGMVSAATVETVQSYATAAARVVILGAPQSIPNILDCYSATSEPSACIGRVQSLHGTNERLLAESIAGLGNAAFVSATPFHCWREECPPFIDGYIVMADGAHLSQAYSARLGDPLRDALFTGQD